Proteins from a genomic interval of Sphingobacterium sp. SYP-B4668:
- a CDS encoding outer membrane beta-barrel protein, which yields MKKIKTLIAVLTVIACWTQVSAQENDTTTVHENSSHKKHVSYSNNIGKNDTDRQIKYPRTFYGITFARVDWGFSRIIDNGSFNLSDDNQFLNYKRGKTTNFGFDVAQFGVRMNNHLRIYLSTGFEWNYTRLKENVLLNKNSTPLSYEVLDRNDVNFEKNILTSTYLRIPLTVELRSRRMANGDRLKVAFGPIGGVLLKGSQRLKSEENGKQKFRDDYNLQQFQYGAFVRAGFGNVGLFSKYYFNDIFEKSPNQKDLNNFTFGLTLFM from the coding sequence ATGAAAAAGATAAAAACATTAATTGCCGTCTTGACTGTCATCGCATGTTGGACTCAGGTATCCGCGCAAGAGAATGACACGACTACGGTACATGAAAACTCTAGTCATAAGAAACACGTTTCCTATTCGAATAATATTGGCAAAAATGATACTGATAGGCAGATTAAATATCCTCGAACATTTTATGGTATTACCTTCGCTCGCGTAGACTGGGGATTTTCACGAATAATAGACAATGGAAGCTTCAATTTATCAGATGACAATCAATTCCTAAACTATAAAAGAGGAAAAACTACAAACTTTGGCTTTGACGTTGCTCAATTTGGCGTGAGGATGAACAATCATTTACGTATTTACCTATCTACAGGTTTTGAATGGAATTACACCCGACTTAAGGAGAATGTACTCTTGAACAAAAACAGCACCCCCCTAAGCTATGAAGTACTTGATCGAAATGATGTGAATTTTGAAAAAAACATCTTAACGTCTACCTATTTGCGAATCCCATTGACCGTCGAACTTAGAAGCCGAAGAATGGCTAATGGAGACCGTTTAAAGGTAGCCTTTGGCCCGATAGGTGGCGTCCTTTTGAAGGGTAGTCAACGTTTGAAGAGTGAAGAAAATGGTAAGCAAAAGTTTCGCGATGATTACAACCTACAGCAATTCCAATATGGAGCATTTGTGCGTGCAGGATTTGGGAATGTAGGTCTATTCAGTAAATATTACTTTAACGATATATTTGAAAAAAGTCCAAATCAGAAGGATCTTAACAATTTTACATTCGGCCTGACACTGTTCATGTAA
- a CDS encoding RNA polymerase sigma factor translates to MEKNTLDHVWKRCKDADRKSQSLLYHHFAPRMYAICLRYANTTLEAEDMLQTGFIKVFGRHDQYDEKGSLEGWIKRIMINNAIEILRKNRMNFYDIDDCTQVLVGESEVGHDPTAYHDLMQLIKGLPTGYRTVFNMYVIEGYSHKEIANLLNMSEGNSKSQLSRARAWLKEKLSKTEELKK, encoded by the coding sequence TTGGAAAAGAATACTCTTGATCATGTATGGAAAAGATGCAAAGATGCTGACCGAAAGTCGCAATCTTTACTATACCATCATTTTGCTCCAAGGATGTACGCTATTTGTTTACGCTATGCCAATACTACATTGGAAGCTGAGGATATGTTGCAGACTGGATTCATTAAGGTATTTGGCAGGCATGACCAGTATGATGAAAAGGGCTCGCTTGAAGGTTGGATCAAACGTATTATGATTAATAATGCAATTGAGATACTCCGTAAGAATAGAATGAATTTTTACGATATAGATGATTGTACTCAAGTTTTAGTCGGAGAAAGCGAGGTAGGCCATGATCCTACAGCATATCATGACTTGATGCAATTGATCAAGGGATTGCCTACAGGATATAGGACGGTATTTAACATGTATGTTATCGAGGGGTATTCGCACAAGGAAATTGCAAACCTCCTCAATATGAGTGAAGGCAACTCCAAATCTCAGCTATCAAGAGCGAGAGCTTGGCTTAAGGAGAAATTGAGTAAAACAGAGGAACTAAAAAAATGA
- the tsaE gene encoding tRNA (adenosine(37)-N6)-threonylcarbamoyltransferase complex ATPase subunit type 1 TsaE has product METQVNHVDQLGSVAREMLQAFPSSRIFLLYGDMGAGKTTLIKALCEELGVKDSTSSPTFSIVNQYHSPHGSVYHFDFYRIKNEQEAFDMGYEEYFYSGDYCFVEWPQKIENLLPSDAKSISIYVIDEHTRKIEIK; this is encoded by the coding sequence ATGGAAACACAAGTCAACCATGTCGATCAATTAGGGAGTGTAGCAAGAGAAATGCTACAAGCCTTTCCATCATCTAGGATTTTCTTATTGTATGGTGACATGGGAGCTGGTAAGACGACTTTGATCAAGGCCCTCTGCGAGGAACTTGGAGTGAAAGATTCAACCTCAAGCCCCACATTCTCTATTGTCAACCAGTACCATTCGCCACACGGAAGTGTGTACCATTTTGACTTTTATCGGATCAAGAATGAACAGGAAGCTTTTGACATGGGTTATGAAGAGTATTTTTACTCTGGTGATTACTGCTTTGTTGAATGGCCTCAAAAAATTGAGAATTTACTCCCATCGGATGCAAAATCTATCTCTATATATGTAATAGATGAGCATACGCGAAAGATAGAAATAAAATAA
- the porX gene encoding T9SS response regulator signal transducer PorX has translation MQKTHILWADDEIEFLKPHILLLEEKNYKVKTVNNGNDAVEAFKNEPFDLVFLDENMPGLTGLETLAILKSINPSIPTVLVTKNEEEHLMEDAIGSKIDDYLIKPVNPRQILLTIKKFTENKRLVSEKTSMAYQQDFRNLGMILNDNLDIHQWTDVYKKLIYWELSLEKLEDSNMHEILTMQKSEANMLFSKFIEKHYTHWMKNPDDGPILSHQLFKKKVFPGMQESKPTFFFLIDNLRYDQWKIINDIITDYFRLDEEDSYLSILPTATQYARNAIFSGLTPLEMEKRFPDYWQNDEDEGGKNLHEDKFLADQIKRLYRRDIKHSYHKILTLEQGKDILDNVNNLMQNDLNVLVYNFVDMLSHARTDMAMIRELANDEAAYRSLTLSWFEHSPLLDTLKWLSQRNVRVVITTDHGTIRVKKPSKIIGDRNTNTNLRYKQGKNLNYQDKDVFVIKNPHDAQLPKLHVSSTFVFAKEDIYFVYPNNYNQFVNYFNGTFQHGGISLEEMIIPYATYSTK, from the coding sequence ATGCAAAAAACACATATACTTTGGGCGGATGATGAAATTGAGTTCCTTAAACCGCATATTCTTCTATTAGAGGAAAAGAATTATAAAGTCAAAACTGTTAACAATGGAAATGATGCTGTTGAAGCGTTCAAAAATGAACCATTCGACTTAGTTTTTTTGGATGAGAATATGCCTGGCCTTACGGGTTTGGAAACTTTGGCGATACTGAAATCAATCAACCCGTCTATTCCTACAGTGCTCGTCACCAAAAATGAAGAAGAGCATCTTATGGAAGATGCGATTGGGAGTAAAATTGATGACTACTTGATTAAACCGGTAAATCCTAGACAGATCTTGTTGACGATTAAAAAATTCACAGAGAATAAGCGACTGGTCAGCGAAAAGACGTCTATGGCTTATCAACAGGATTTTCGGAATCTGGGAATGATTCTAAATGACAATCTCGATATCCACCAATGGACGGATGTGTATAAAAAATTGATATACTGGGAATTGTCATTGGAAAAGCTAGAAGATTCCAACATGCATGAAATTCTAACCATGCAAAAATCGGAAGCTAATATGTTATTCTCGAAATTCATAGAGAAGCATTATACACATTGGATGAAAAATCCAGATGACGGTCCAATATTGTCCCATCAACTGTTTAAGAAGAAAGTCTTCCCTGGGATGCAGGAAAGTAAACCTACTTTTTTCTTCTTAATTGACAACCTCCGTTATGATCAATGGAAAATCATCAATGACATCATTACGGATTATTTCCGCCTAGATGAAGAGGATAGTTACCTCAGTATATTGCCAACTGCGACACAATATGCCCGCAATGCTATATTTAGCGGGCTTACACCTTTGGAAATGGAAAAGAGATTTCCAGATTATTGGCAAAACGATGAGGATGAGGGGGGCAAGAATCTCCATGAAGATAAATTCCTGGCAGATCAGATTAAAAGGCTGTACAGGCGGGATATTAAACATTCTTATCATAAAATACTAACGTTGGAGCAAGGAAAGGATATATTAGATAATGTAAACAACTTGATGCAAAATGACCTTAATGTATTGGTTTACAACTTCGTAGATATGCTATCACATGCTCGGACGGATATGGCGATGATTCGCGAACTTGCTAACGATGAGGCGGCTTATCGATCTCTTACGCTATCGTGGTTTGAGCACTCACCTCTTCTAGACACGTTGAAATGGCTGTCTCAACGCAATGTACGGGTTGTCATCACTACAGATCATGGAACAATCCGCGTCAAAAAACCAAGCAAGATTATTGGTGATCGAAATACGAATACCAATCTTCGCTATAAACAAGGTAAAAACCTGAATTATCAGGACAAGGATGTATTTGTTATCAAAAATCCGCATGATGCACAACTGCCAAAGCTTCATGTGAGCTCTACATTTGTATTTGCCAAAGAAGATATATACTTTGTATACCCCAATAATTACAATCAATTTGTCAATTATTTTAATGGAACATTTCAGCATGGGGGTATCTCTTTGGAAGAGATGATTATTCCCTACGCAACTTACTCGACGAAATAG
- a CDS encoding HD domain-containing protein, with protein sequence MFYVQSKLNKKKIINDPVYGFVTIPSGFVFDLIQHPYFQRLRYIKQVSMTHLVYPGALHTRFQHAIGAMHLMSLAIDTLRSKEVQISIEEEEAALVAILLHDIGHGPFSHSLEHTLIDGVSHEMLSSLLMDRINDEFNGHLDLAITMFNDKYPRKFFHQLVSSQLDTDRMDYLNRDSFFTGVSEGVISFDRIIKMLNVHEDELVVELKGIYSVEKFLIARRLMYWQVYLHKTVIGAEQMLIKALKRAKELSNNGADMFASPALSHFLKNKITIDNFLLNESHLQWFTRLDDTDIMSAIKAWVDHEDKILSMLCRKLMARDLFRTVMSNEAFSPDDIAAINEAVKSYFGVSDQELEYFVFAQEVHNSAYTSREDSIKIINKRGEVQDITEASDLSNLEALAKKVQKFAVSYPKEVGYPWIKQKLKE encoded by the coding sequence ATGTTTTACGTGCAGTCCAAATTGAATAAGAAAAAAATAATTAATGACCCAGTTTATGGGTTTGTTACAATCCCCTCAGGGTTTGTCTTTGATCTTATTCAGCACCCTTATTTTCAAAGACTTCGCTATATCAAACAAGTCAGTATGACCCATTTGGTTTATCCCGGAGCTTTACATACCCGATTTCAGCATGCAATAGGGGCGATGCATTTGATGTCGTTGGCCATTGATACCCTAAGAAGTAAAGAAGTACAAATATCTATAGAAGAAGAAGAAGCTGCTTTGGTCGCCATACTTCTCCATGATATTGGTCATGGGCCTTTCTCCCATTCACTTGAACATACACTTATTGATGGTGTATCCCATGAGATGCTGTCATCCCTATTGATGGATCGTATTAATGATGAATTTAATGGTCACTTAGATTTGGCCATTACTATGTTCAATGATAAATATCCCCGCAAATTTTTTCATCAGCTGGTATCCAGTCAATTAGATACCGATCGGATGGACTATTTGAATAGAGATAGTTTCTTTACAGGAGTATCCGAAGGCGTCATCTCTTTCGATCGAATCATAAAGATGCTCAATGTACATGAGGACGAGCTTGTTGTAGAGCTCAAGGGAATTTATTCAGTTGAAAAATTTCTTATTGCCAGAAGATTGATGTATTGGCAGGTCTATCTTCATAAGACAGTCATTGGAGCCGAGCAGATGCTGATTAAAGCACTTAAAAGAGCGAAAGAATTAAGTAACAACGGAGCGGATATGTTTGCTTCGCCTGCGCTTTCTCATTTCTTGAAAAATAAGATTACGATTGATAACTTTTTATTGAATGAGTCACATTTACAATGGTTTACTCGTTTGGATGATACAGATATCATGTCCGCTATTAAAGCGTGGGTTGATCATGAAGATAAAATCTTAAGTATGTTGTGCCGAAAGCTTATGGCTCGAGATCTTTTTAGGACAGTCATGAGTAACGAGGCGTTTTCACCCGATGATATTGCAGCTATCAATGAAGCTGTCAAATCATATTTTGGTGTATCGGACCAAGAGCTGGAATATTTTGTCTTTGCGCAAGAGGTTCATAACAGTGCATATACTTCAAGAGAAGATAGCATTAAGATTATAAATAAAAGAGGCGAGGTGCAGGACATTACCGAGGCCTCTGACCTCTCCAATTTGGAGGCGTTGGCCAAAAAAGTCCAGAAATTTGCTGTTTCCTACCCGAAAGAGGTCGGATATCCATGGATTAAGCAAAAACTTAAAGAATAA
- the lpxD gene encoding UDP-3-O-(3-hydroxymyristoyl)glucosamine N-acyltransferase, giving the protein MQFSAQQIATLLKGNIEGSPDVVVGQLAKIEEAKSGDLSFLANPKYEHFLYTTNASIVVVNADFVPTQTVNSTLIRVKDAYSSFSELLTYYSQMKLERSGREEPSFVHESVMISDNVYVGAFSYIGKNAKIGQHVKIYPHVYIGDDVTIGDYTTLFPGVKVYSECSLGQHVVLHAGVVIGSDGFGFAPQDDGSYNKVPQIGNVVVDDNVEIGANTVVDRATMGSTIIRKGVKLDNLIQIAHNVEIGKNTVIAAQTGVSGSTKIGENVVLGGQVGVVGHITVADRSQVQAQSGVNRSIVQASKKWGGSPATPYQAQLRSQVLYSKLPELEKRIADLEQIIQNHSAK; this is encoded by the coding sequence ATGCAATTTTCTGCACAACAAATAGCCACATTACTCAAAGGCAATATCGAGGGAAGTCCAGATGTTGTCGTAGGTCAATTGGCTAAAATAGAAGAAGCAAAATCTGGTGATCTTTCTTTTTTGGCGAACCCTAAATACGAGCATTTTCTGTATACAACAAACGCTTCGATAGTTGTGGTGAATGCCGATTTCGTGCCAACTCAAACCGTTAATTCAACATTGATTCGGGTAAAAGATGCGTATTCATCCTTTTCCGAACTATTGACCTATTATAGTCAGATGAAGTTAGAGAGAAGCGGACGTGAAGAACCTTCTTTTGTACATGAGTCGGTCATGATAAGTGATAATGTGTATGTAGGAGCTTTCTCCTATATTGGAAAAAATGCTAAGATAGGACAGCATGTCAAGATTTATCCTCATGTTTATATCGGAGATGACGTAACCATAGGTGATTATACTACGCTTTTTCCGGGCGTCAAAGTCTATAGTGAATGTAGCTTGGGACAACATGTTGTATTGCATGCTGGAGTGGTAATTGGAAGTGATGGTTTTGGCTTTGCACCACAAGACGATGGTTCCTATAACAAAGTCCCTCAGATTGGAAATGTTGTCGTGGATGACAATGTCGAAATCGGGGCTAATACCGTTGTCGATAGGGCAACGATGGGGTCGACAATTATACGCAAGGGAGTCAAGTTGGACAATTTGATTCAGATTGCTCATAATGTCGAGATTGGTAAAAATACAGTGATAGCAGCTCAAACCGGAGTTTCTGGAAGCACAAAGATTGGCGAAAATGTAGTGCTGGGTGGTCAAGTTGGTGTTGTTGGACACATTACTGTTGCCGATAGGAGTCAGGTACAAGCACAATCAGGAGTGAATAGATCGATTGTGCAAGCGTCCAAAAAATGGGGTGGGTCACCCGCAACACCTTATCAGGCTCAATTGCGCTCCCAGGTATTATACAGTAAATTACCCGAATTGGAGAAGAGAATAGCAGATCTTGAACAAATCATACAGAATCATAGTGCTAAATAA
- a CDS encoding bifunctional UDP-3-O-[3-hydroxymyristoyl] N-acetylglucosamine deacetylase/3-hydroxyacyl-ACP dehydratase, with translation MNVKQRTIKSEVSISGVGLHTGKSVTLTIKPAPEYHWYKFKRVDIEGHPIIAVDADNVTDTSRGTTISQNGASVSTIEHLMAALVGLQVDNVLIDIDGPEVPILDGSSSPFVKLLEGVGFQEQDADRDFYEIQDNIHYTEAERKVEIVAMPLDGYRLTCMIDFNSPVLGSQHASVSNIGEFVKEISASRTFCFLHELETLVNQGLIKGGDLSNAIVIVDTEVEKEELDKLAHLFNRDDIDVANEGILNNIQLRYQNEPARHKLLDMIGDLALVGRPLKGHIMAARPGHAANVAFAKKIRAVINKEKNRKHVKVYDPNMTPLYDTVQIMKILPHRQPFLMVDKILELTDNHVVGLKNVTMNEDLFMGHFPGSPVFPGVLQIEAMAQTGGILVLNTVPDPENWLTLFLKIENARFKNQVVPGDTIIFRCDLMEPIRRGIARMKGVGMVGEKVVSEAELMAQIVKVK, from the coding sequence ATGAATGTAAAACAAAGAACCATCAAATCCGAAGTTTCCATTTCGGGTGTTGGTTTGCATACAGGAAAATCTGTTACCCTAACCATTAAACCTGCTCCTGAATACCACTGGTACAAATTTAAGAGAGTGGACATAGAGGGGCATCCCATTATTGCCGTGGACGCAGATAATGTGACCGATACCTCACGCGGGACCACCATCTCTCAAAATGGTGCCAGTGTAAGTACAATCGAACATTTAATGGCCGCTTTGGTAGGTTTGCAGGTCGATAATGTGCTCATTGATATCGACGGACCTGAAGTGCCTATTTTAGACGGAAGTTCTTCACCATTTGTAAAACTTCTCGAAGGAGTTGGATTTCAAGAGCAAGATGCCGATCGTGATTTTTACGAAATTCAAGATAATATCCATTATACCGAAGCGGAACGTAAAGTAGAGATTGTTGCCATGCCATTAGATGGATATCGTTTGACATGTATGATCGACTTTAATTCGCCGGTACTAGGGAGCCAACATGCTTCTGTGAGTAATATCGGCGAATTCGTAAAAGAAATATCTGCATCACGTACGTTCTGTTTTTTGCATGAGCTGGAAACACTGGTCAACCAAGGTTTAATCAAAGGAGGTGACTTGTCCAATGCAATTGTAATCGTAGATACAGAAGTCGAAAAAGAGGAGTTGGACAAATTGGCCCATTTATTCAATCGTGATGACATAGACGTAGCAAATGAAGGTATATTGAATAACATCCAATTACGTTATCAGAATGAACCTGCACGTCATAAGTTACTGGATATGATTGGTGACCTAGCGCTAGTAGGTAGACCCTTGAAAGGACATATTATGGCCGCGCGCCCCGGACATGCCGCTAATGTAGCATTCGCCAAAAAGATTCGAGCCGTAATCAACAAAGAGAAAAATCGCAAACATGTGAAGGTATATGATCCGAATATGACACCGTTGTATGATACGGTTCAAATCATGAAAATCCTTCCTCATCGTCAGCCATTTCTGATGGTGGATAAAATATTGGAATTAACAGATAACCATGTTGTTGGCCTCAAAAATGTGACTATGAATGAAGATTTATTCATGGGGCATTTCCCCGGATCACCAGTGTTTCCAGGGGTACTTCAAATTGAAGCAATGGCACAGACCGGAGGTATTTTGGTTTTAAATACCGTACCCGACCCTGAAAATTGGTTGACATTATTCCTAAAGATAGAAAATGCAAGATTCAAAAATCAAGTAGTACCTGGAGATACGATTATTTTCCGTTGCGACCTTATGGAGCCAATCCGTAGAGGTATAGCGCGTATGAAAGGTGTGGGCATGGTTGGAGAAAAAGTTGTTAGTGAGGCAGAGCTAATGGCTCAGATAGTAAAAGTAAAATAA
- the lpxA gene encoding acyl-ACP--UDP-N-acetylglucosamine O-acyltransferase yields MIQPLAYIHPEAKIAQNVVVEPFTTIHKDVVIGEGTWIGSNVTIMNGARIGKNCKIYPGAVISGEPQDLKFEGEVTTAEIGDNTTIRECVTINRGTKDRYKTVIGENCLIQAYSHIAHDCFIGNNCIFSNSSTLAGHITVGDHVVLAGMVAVHQFVKIGSHAFVSGGSLVRKDVPPFIKAAREPITYAGINSVGLRRRGFSSEQINEIQGIYRVLFIQNGNLSKGLDIVEAEFKATEIRDEILTFVRNSNRGVIRGFGQGRSNA; encoded by the coding sequence ATGATACAGCCCTTAGCTTATATACACCCAGAGGCCAAAATAGCCCAAAATGTAGTGGTTGAACCCTTTACTACAATTCATAAAGACGTAGTCATTGGAGAAGGCACTTGGATTGGATCCAACGTGACGATTATGAATGGCGCGCGTATCGGGAAAAATTGTAAAATTTATCCTGGAGCCGTTATTTCCGGTGAACCCCAAGACTTAAAGTTTGAGGGAGAGGTGACCACTGCAGAAATTGGTGACAACACTACTATTAGAGAGTGCGTGACTATAAATAGAGGTACTAAGGATCGCTATAAAACAGTCATCGGCGAGAACTGTCTAATACAAGCTTATAGCCATATTGCCCATGATTGTTTCATTGGTAATAACTGTATCTTTTCCAATTCAAGTACATTGGCCGGACACATTACAGTAGGAGACCATGTGGTCTTGGCCGGTATGGTTGCCGTACACCAGTTTGTAAAGATTGGATCACATGCCTTTGTGTCTGGTGGATCTTTAGTGCGTAAAGATGTACCCCCCTTCATCAAGGCTGCTCGGGAACCTATTACCTATGCAGGAATTAATTCAGTAGGGCTGCGCAGAAGAGGATTCTCTAGCGAGCAAATTAATGAAATTCAAGGAATATATCGCGTTTTGTTTATCCAGAATGGCAATCTTTCCAAAGGACTGGATATTGTCGAGGCCGAATTTAAAGCCACTGAAATCCGAGATGAAATACTGACGTTTGTTAGAAATTCAAATCGTGGTGTTATCAGAGGGTTTGGCCAAGGCCGTTCTAACGCATAG
- a CDS encoding ABC transporter ATP-binding protein — MNITLQDIGRRYNREWIFRHLDYTFSIGKRYAILGANGSGKSTLLKILTGSLTPSQGKITYHLEAAQVPIEHVFQHISIAAPYVELVEELTLDEMIDFHFRFKRYKTGYNKNTLVQLLGQESSRNKELRYFSSGMKQRVKLVLACCSASSVVFLDEPNSNLDEKGEQWYLTLVEKTISADRLLIVCSNQEKEYSFCDEQIIISDYKK; from the coding sequence TTGAATATAACACTACAAGATATTGGTAGAAGGTATAATCGGGAATGGATATTTCGTCATCTCGATTATACCTTTTCTATTGGAAAGAGATACGCAATACTTGGAGCCAACGGGTCCGGCAAGTCAACCCTATTGAAGATCTTGACAGGCAGCCTAACACCCTCCCAAGGAAAAATCACCTATCATTTAGAGGCTGCGCAAGTCCCAATTGAACATGTCTTTCAACATATTTCCATTGCAGCTCCATATGTGGAGCTTGTTGAAGAATTAACATTAGACGAAATGATTGATTTTCACTTTCGGTTCAAACGTTATAAGACAGGGTATAACAAGAATACACTTGTTCAATTATTGGGTCAGGAATCCTCTAGAAATAAAGAATTAAGATACTTCTCATCAGGTATGAAGCAGCGTGTTAAGCTTGTTTTGGCTTGTTGTTCAGCTAGTTCTGTTGTTTTTTTGGACGAGCCCAATAGCAATTTAGATGAAAAAGGAGAACAGTGGTATTTAACACTTGTTGAAAAAACAATAAGCGCAGATAGGCTGTTAATCGTGTGTTCAAATCAAGAGAAGGAGTATTCTTTTTGCGATGAGCAAATAATAATAAGTGATTATAAAAAGTAA
- the efp gene encoding elongation factor P, producing the protein MAKASEVKSGNVLRFNGELVAVEEYIHRTPGNLRAFYQARMRNVKTGKLVEYRFRVDESVEIARVETSDYQYLYEDGEFYVVMDNNTYEQFNIPKFLFGNSARFLKEGMSVIVAFESEEAIMAQAPKSVELEITYTEPAVKGDTSTNALKKATVETGVEINVPLFINQGDKVKIDTASGDYIERVK; encoded by the coding sequence ATGGCAAAAGCATCGGAAGTAAAAAGTGGAAATGTCCTTCGTTTTAATGGTGAGTTAGTAGCTGTAGAGGAATATATACACCGTACACCAGGAAATTTGCGTGCTTTTTATCAAGCAAGAATGCGCAATGTGAAGACCGGTAAATTAGTGGAATATCGTTTCAGAGTAGATGAGTCGGTAGAGATAGCTAGGGTCGAGACGAGCGATTATCAATACTTATATGAAGATGGAGAATTCTACGTGGTAATGGACAACAATACTTACGAACAATTCAATATTCCGAAATTTTTATTTGGTAATTCGGCACGATTCTTGAAAGAAGGTATGAGTGTAATCGTCGCCTTTGAAAGTGAAGAAGCGATAATGGCGCAGGCTCCGAAGAGCGTAGAGTTGGAAATTACATATACAGAACCAGCGGTAAAAGGAGATACTTCAACCAATGCTTTGAAAAAGGCTACTGTAGAAACAGGAGTTGAGATTAACGTTCCTCTTTTTATTAACCAAGGGGATAAAGTGAAAATTGATACAGCGTCCGGTGACTATATCGAACGTGTGAAATAA
- a CDS encoding 5-formyltetrahydrofolate cyclo-ligase: MTKQQLRKIFKQKRTALSPEIQAVWNERIFSHLKSLDWTTCQYCHIYLPIEKNHEPNTLNLINWLQHRFPNMHLVVSRSHLDDLSMSHYLLDETVRLLPNRWGIPEPVDGIEVKEELIDVVLVPMLVCDQSGNRVGYGKGFYDRFLQKCRPDILKIALSFFEPIAQVDDTNIYDIPVDVCISPSEIYYFK, from the coding sequence ATGACAAAACAGCAACTTAGAAAAATATTTAAACAAAAGAGAACTGCGTTGTCCCCTGAAATTCAAGCAGTATGGAATGAACGTATTTTCTCCCATTTAAAAAGTTTGGATTGGACAACCTGTCAGTATTGTCATATCTATCTTCCTATTGAGAAAAACCACGAACCCAATACCTTAAACCTTATTAACTGGTTACAGCATCGTTTCCCAAATATGCACTTGGTGGTTTCTAGAAGCCATCTTGATGACTTATCCATGTCCCACTATCTTTTAGATGAGACTGTACGTCTTCTTCCCAATAGGTGGGGTATACCTGAGCCAGTCGATGGTATAGAGGTGAAGGAGGAGCTAATTGACGTTGTTTTAGTGCCCATGCTTGTCTGCGACCAAAGCGGTAACCGTGTCGGTTATGGAAAGGGATTTTATGATCGTTTTTTACAGAAGTGTAGACCAGATATCTTGAAAATTGCATTGTCATTTTTCGAGCCAATAGCGCAAGTGGACGATACAAATATTTATGATATTCCCGTAGATGTCTGTATTAGTCCGAGCGAAATCTATTATTTTAAATAA